In Candidatus Sodalis pierantonius str. SOPE, one DNA window encodes the following:
- a CDS encoding IS5-like element ISSoEn1 family transposase, protein MAKQKFKITNWPAYNNALRQRGDLTVWLDESAIAAWTESTPPEHRGRPLHYTDMAITTVLMIKRVFNLSLRALQGFVDSIFKLMGLSLRCPDYSLVSRRAKTVDISIKTPTRGEISHLVIDGTGLKIFGEGEWKVRQHGAERRRVWRKLHLAVDSATHEIICADLSLSGTTDAQALPGLINQTHRKIREASADSAYDTRYCHDALLRKKIKPLIPPRSGAQYWPARYHERNHAVANQHLSGNNDTWKKKVGYHRRSLAETAMFRFKILLGGHLSLHDYDAQVGEAMAMVKALNRITLLGMPNSVRIM, encoded by the coding sequence ATGGCAAAGCAAAAGTTTAAAATCACCAACTGGCCCGCATATAACAATGCGCTCAGGCAGCGGGGGGACCTGACAGTATGGCTTGATGAGTCAGCCATTGCTGCATGGACTGAGAGTACACCACCTGAACATCGTGGCCGGCCGCTTCACTACACCGATATGGCCATTACCACGGTTCTGATGATAAAGCGCGTGTTTAACCTTTCGCTCCGGGCGTTACAGGGTTTCGTTGACTCGATTTTTAAACTGATGGGGCTGTCGCTGCGCTGCCCAGATTACTCTCTGGTCAGCCGGCGAGCAAAAACCGTCGACATCAGCATAAAAACGCCAACCCGCGGCGAAATCTCACACCTGGTCATCGATGGCACCGGCCTGAAAATCTTCGGCGAAGGCGAATGGAAAGTCAGGCAGCATGGGGCTGAGAGGCGCAGAGTATGGCGCAAGCTTCATCTGGCAGTAGATAGCGCGACACATGAAATTATCTGTGCCGATTTATCGCTAAGCGGTACGACAGATGCGCAGGCGCTGCCCGGGCTGATTAACCAAACCCACCGGAAAATCAGGGAAGCGTCGGCTGACAGTGCTTACGATACGCGTTACTGTCATGATGCTCTGCTGAGGAAAAAAATAAAGCCGCTTATCCCACCGCGAAGTGGTGCGCAATATTGGCCAGCTCGATACCATGAGCGTAACCATGCGGTGGCAAATCAGCATCTGAGCGGCAATAACGATACCTGGAAAAAGAAAGTAGGTTATCACCGGCGTTCACTGGCTGAAACGGCCATGTTCCGGTTTAAAATACTTCTGGGTGGTCATCTGAGTCTGCATGACTATGACGCGCAGGTAGGTGAGGCTATGGCAATGGTCAAAGCGCTTAACCGGATCACGTTGTTAGGAATGCCAAACAGCGTCCGCATCATGTAA
- the ppx gene encoding exopolyphosphatase, whose translation MIRAASHLKVRFIQQSPTTTQRPEEFAAIDLGSNSFHMVVARVVNGAMQVLSRLKQRVHLADGLDDDHRLSDEAMERGLTCLALFAERLQGFSPLRVMIVGTHALREAVNAQAFLDRAAEAIPYPIEIISGHEEARLIFMGVEHTQAEKGRKLVIDIGGGSTELVIGENFEPLLVESRRMGCISFGRLFFPGGEINPANFRRARLAAAQKLETLAWQYRIMGWQVALGTSGTFKAACEVLTEMGAKDGLITPERLETLCEQVLQFTHFSALSLPGLSDERKAVFVPGLAILCGVMDALAIKELKLFDCALREGVLYEMEGRFRHQDIRMRTAKSLAEHYNIDSDQARRVWETTDALYQQWRVQNAALEQVQLAALLKWAAQLHEVGLGINHSGMQRHSAYILQQSNMPGFNQEQQLLLATLVRYHRKAIKIDDLPRFNLFRKKNFLPCLQLLRLGVLLNNQRQATSPVTVQLTTQANHWTLTFPPGFFAQNNLVQLDLEREQAYWADTPGWCLRVEEADAVAESVTPS comes from the coding sequence GTGATCAGAGCCGCCAGTCACCTAAAAGTTCGATTTATTCAACAAAGCCCGACGACCACACAAAGGCCGGAAGAATTCGCCGCCATCGATCTTGGCTCCAACAGTTTTCATATGGTAGTGGCGCGCGTGGTCAACGGCGCCATGCAGGTGCTTAGCCGCCTGAAACAGCGCGTGCATCTGGCCGACGGCCTGGACGATGATCACCGCCTGAGCGACGAGGCGATGGAACGTGGCCTGACCTGCCTGGCCCTGTTCGCTGAACGCCTGCAAGGCTTTTCGCCGCTGCGGGTGATGATCGTCGGCACCCATGCTTTGCGTGAGGCGGTCAATGCGCAGGCCTTTCTTGATCGGGCGGCGGAGGCGATCCCCTACCCCATTGAGATCATTTCCGGCCATGAAGAGGCGCGGCTGATTTTTATGGGTGTCGAGCACACTCAGGCGGAAAAGGGCCGTAAGCTGGTGATTGATATCGGCGGCGGCTCCACCGAATTGGTCATCGGCGAAAATTTCGAGCCGCTGCTGGTGGAAAGCCGCCGCATGGGCTGCATCAGCTTTGGCCGTTTGTTTTTCCCGGGCGGTGAGATAAACCCGGCCAATTTCCGCCGCGCGCGGCTGGCGGCGGCGCAAAAACTCGAGACGCTGGCCTGGCAATACCGCATTATGGGTTGGCAGGTGGCGCTCGGCACTTCCGGCACCTTTAAGGCGGCCTGTGAAGTGTTAACCGAGATGGGCGCCAAAGACGGCCTGATCACCCCCGAGCGGCTGGAAACGCTGTGTGAGCAGGTGCTGCAGTTCACGCATTTCTCCGCGCTCAGCCTGCCAGGGTTATCCGATGAACGTAAAGCGGTTTTTGTGCCGGGACTGGCCATTCTGTGCGGTGTCATGGATGCCCTGGCGATTAAGGAACTCAAACTGTTTGACTGCGCCCTGCGCGAAGGCGTGCTGTATGAAATGGAAGGCCGGTTTCGTCATCAGGATATTCGCATGCGCACCGCGAAAAGTCTGGCGGAGCATTATAATATCGACAGCGATCAGGCCCGGCGGGTGTGGGAAACCACCGACGCGCTTTATCAGCAATGGCGGGTGCAAAACGCCGCCCTTGAACAGGTGCAGCTTGCAGCGCTGCTGAAATGGGCCGCACAACTGCACGAGGTGGGTCTGGGTATCAACCACAGCGGTATGCAGCGCCATTCGGCCTATATTTTGCAGCAGAGCAACATGCCCGGCTTTAATCAAGAGCAGCAACTGCTGCTGGCAACGCTGGTGCGCTATCATCGCAAAGCGATCAAGATAGACGATCTTCCCCGCTTCAATCTCTTCAGGAAAAAGAATTTTTTGCCTTGTCTGCAGCTGCTGCGCCTCGGCGTGCTGCTTAATAACCAGCGCCAGGCCACCTCACCGGTGACGGTGCAGCTTACTACCCAGGCTAATCACTGGACGCTGACGTTTCCCCCCGGCTTCTTCGCTCAAAACAATTTGGTGCAGTTGGATCTGGAGCGTGAGCAGGCGTATTGGGCGGATACCCCCGGCTGGTGTTTGCGAGTTGAGGAAGCCGACGCCGTCGCTGAATCGGTAACACCGTCGTGA
- a CDS encoding YfgG family protein, translating into MKAAFCMRRRPTTGRMTRWILLISFIILLGRLLYATVGAWHHHQNKRVTPAEQTVKLTPPERP; encoded by the coding sequence ATGAAAGCGGCATTTTGCATGCGAAGACGACCCACCACCGGGCGCATGACCCGCTGGATATTGCTTATCAGTTTTATCATTCTCTTAGGCCGCCTGCTCTATGCCACGGTGGGCGCCTGGCATCATCATCAAAATAAACGCGTTACGCCGGCGGAACAGACCGTTAAGCTGACGCCGCCTGAGCGTCCCTGA
- a CDS encoding SDR family oxidoreductase, which yields MEKVTLITGGSRGIGRAPALQLAAEGHWVCLSYLSRRELAENVVEEIRQQGGKALALQADVADESSVRALFTELDRRRLPLSGLVNNAGMLLPQSSIEHLDAARVNAILATNVTGTLLCAREAVRRMARRHGGSGGAIVNVSSAAARLGAPHEYIDYAASKGAVDTLILGLAKEVAPQGIRVNGVRPGFIDTDMHAAGGEPGRIARVQSTLPMRRGGQPREVAEAIAWLLSARASYVTGSFIDLAGGV from the coding sequence ATGGAAAAAGTGACGCTCATTACCGGCGGATCGCGCGGTATCGGCCGCGCTCCCGCCCTACAGCTGGCCGCCGAAGGACACTGGGTCTGCCTAAGCTATTTGTCGCGTCGGGAATTGGCCGAAAACGTGGTAGAGGAAATACGCCAACAGGGCGGCAAAGCGCTGGCGCTCCAGGCGGATGTTGCCGATGAGTCAAGCGTGCGGGCGCTGTTCACCGAGCTGGACAGGCGGCGGCTGCCGCTCAGCGGTCTGGTGAACAACGCCGGCATGCTGCTGCCGCAGTCGAGTATCGAACATCTGGACGCCGCTCGGGTCAACGCTATCCTCGCGACAAACGTTACCGGCACGCTGCTCTGCGCCCGTGAGGCGGTCAGACGGATGGCGCGGCGTCACGGCGGCAGCGGTGGCGCTATCGTTAATGTCTCCTCGGCCGCCGCGCGTCTCGGTGCCCCCCATGAATACATCGATTATGCCGCCTCCAAGGGCGCGGTGGATACGCTGATCCTGGGGCTGGCCAAAGAGGTGGCGCCTCAGGGGATCCGCGTGAACGGCGTCCGCCCGGGTTTTATCGACACCGACATGCATGCCGCCGGCGGTGAGCCAGGCAGGATCGCGCGGGTGCAATCGACGCTGCCGATGCGCCGTGGCGGGCAGCCGCGTGAAGTCGCCGAAGCCATCGCCTGGCTATTGTCGGCGCGGGCATCTTACGTCACCGGAAGTTTTATCGATTTAGCCGGCGGCGTTTAG
- the ureG gene encoding urease accessory protein UreG encodes MAHYKQPLRVGVGGPVGSGKTALLEALCKGMRDRYQLAVVTNDIYTKEDQRILTEAGALEAERIVGVETGGCPHTAIREDASMNLAAVDELARRFGNLDIIFVESGGDNLSATFSPELADLTLYVIDVAEGEKIPRKGGPGITRSDFLVINKIDLVPYVGASLAVMASDTDRMRPQRPWAFTNLKTGEGLEAIIDFIVKQGMLAG; translated from the coding sequence ATGGCACACTACAAACAACCGCTGCGCGTCGGCGTCGGCGGACCGGTCGGCTCGGGTAAAACCGCGTTATTGGAAGCCTTGTGCAAAGGGATGCGCGATCGCTACCAGCTGGCGGTGGTGACTAACGATATTTATACCAAAGAAGATCAACGTATCTTGACCGAGGCCGGCGCGCTGGAGGCGGAGCGTATCGTTGGTGTGGAAACCGGCGGCTGTCCCCATACCGCTATCCGCGAAGACGCCTCGATGAACCTGGCGGCGGTGGACGAACTGGCGCGCCGGTTCGGCAATCTGGATATTATCTTTGTGGAAAGCGGCGGCGATAATCTCAGTGCCACGTTCAGCCCCGAATTGGCGGATTTAACCCTTTACGTCATCGATGTGGCCGAGGGGGAAAAAATTCCGCGCAAAGGCGGGCCGGGCATTACGCGTTCCGATTTTCTGGTGATTAATAAAATCGACCTGGTGCCCTATGTGGGCGCCTCGCTGGCGGTCATGGCGAGCGATACCGACCGTATGCGCCCCCAGCGTCCCTGGGCGTTTACCAATCTGAAAACCGGCGAAGGGCTGGAGGCTATCATCGATTTTATCGTTAAACAGGGCATGCTGGCGGGGTAA
- a CDS encoding urease accessory protein UreF → MDTGMHTSINTEFDDPGALLRLMQLISPSLPVGGFTYSQGLEWAVECGWVNSPAAFARWQQQLIDDQLSCLDWPLLKRLYLCAREQDDAGFARWAAMAVSCRETHELRLEEQQRGQALVRLMAQWPSLPLTADRLPALQQSGLAALAWLGCQWRIPLEPLALGFGYSTLEGAVMAGLKLVPFGQQTAQGLLAAAWQRAASLEDEALGGSFPLQVISSACHETQYSRLFRS, encoded by the coding sequence ATGGACACGGGCATGCACACCTCCATCAACACTGAATTTGACGATCCCGGCGCGCTGCTGCGCCTGATGCAGTTGATAAGCCCCAGCTTGCCGGTAGGGGGATTTACCTATTCTCAAGGGCTGGAGTGGGCGGTAGAGTGCGGCTGGGTCAACTCCCCCGCGGCATTCGCCCGCTGGCAGCAACAGCTCATCGACGATCAGCTCAGTTGCCTGGATTGGCCGCTGCTAAAGCGTTTATATCTGTGTGCGCGCGAACAGGACGATGCCGGCTTTGCCCGCTGGGCGGCGATGGCGGTAAGCTGTCGCGAAACCCATGAGCTGCGGCTGGAAGAGCAGCAGCGTGGGCAAGCGCTGGTGCGGTTGATGGCGCAGTGGCCGTCGCTGCCGCTAACGGCGGATCGCTTGCCGGCGCTGCAACAAAGCGGACTGGCGGCGCTCGCCTGGTTAGGGTGCCAGTGGCGGATACCGCTAGAGCCGCTGGCGCTCGGCTTTGGCTATAGCACGTTGGAAGGGGCGGTAATGGCGGGCCTGAAATTGGTGCCCTTCGGTCAGCAAACGGCCCAGGGATTGCTGGCGGCGGCCTGGCAACGCGCCGCTTCCCTGGAAGACGAGGCGCTGGGCGGCAGTTTTCCGTTGCAGGTCATCTCCTCCGCCTGCCATGAAACACAATATTCACGTCTATTCCGTTCCTGA
- the ureE gene encoding urease accessory protein UreE, protein MIVLTQRLDHAHAVTASAPLALDTRLKSRGPIRLDDGREAGLLLPRGHLLRGGDLLANDDVSEVVRIIAAPETVSTVIAGDGLLLARVCYHLGNRHVPLQIAAGWARYQHDHVLDDMVRGLGAEVSVEQAPFEPEAGAYQSTPHDHGHGHGHAHLHQH, encoded by the coding sequence ATGATTGTATTGACCCAACGCCTTGACCATGCCCACGCCGTCACCGCCAGCGCGCCGCTGGCGCTGGATACGCGGTTAAAAAGCCGTGGGCCTATCCGTCTGGATGACGGGCGGGAGGCGGGGCTGTTGCTGCCCCGCGGCCATCTGTTGCGCGGAGGAGACCTGCTTGCCAACGATGACGTCAGCGAAGTGGTGCGCATCATTGCCGCCCCCGAAACCGTTTCCACGGTAATCGCCGGTGATGGCCTTCTGCTGGCGCGCGTTTGCTACCATCTCGGCAACCGGCATGTGCCGCTGCAAATCGCTGCCGGCTGGGCGCGCTACCAGCACGATCATGTGCTGGATGACATGGTGCGCGGCCTGGGGGCCGAGGTGAGCGTCGAGCAGGCGCCCTTCGAGCCGGAAGCGGGTGCCTATCAAAGCACGCCGCACGACCATGGGCATGGACACGGGCATGCACACCTCCATCAACACTGA
- a CDS encoding urease subunit beta, whose translation MIPGEMRIAAGDIELNAGRPRVTVTVANHGDRPVQVGSHFHFYEVNPALKFDRVAARGCRLDIAAGTAVRFEPGQARDVQLVPYDGKREVYGFRV comes from the coding sequence ATGATCCCAGGTGAAATGCGTATCGCCGCGGGCGATATCGAACTGAATGCCGGTCGTCCGCGTGTCACGGTAACCGTCGCCAATCATGGCGATCGTCCGGTACAGGTCGGCTCCCATTTTCATTTTTACGAGGTCAACCCGGCGCTGAAATTTGACCGTGTCGCGGCCCGTGGCTGTCGGCTGGATATCGCCGCCGGCACCGCGGTACGTTTCGAGCCCGGCCAGGCGCGGGATGTTCAACTGGTGCCCTACGACGGCAAGCGGGAAGTGTATGGTTTTCGCGTGTAA
- the ureA gene encoding urease subunit gamma: MQLTPREKNKLLLFTAALLAERRSAGARDDRTVAELMSLGREVLTHEEVMEGVADMIPDVQVEATFPDGTKLVTVHDPII; this comes from the coding sequence ATGCAATTAACACCCCGAGAAAAAAACAAACTGTTACTGTTTACCGCCGCGTTATTGGCGGAGCGCCGGAGCGCCGGCGCGCGCGATGACCGTACCGTCGCCGAACTCATGAGCCTGGGGCGGGAGGTGCTGACCCACGAGGAGGTGATGGAAGGGGTTGCCGACATGATCCCCGATGTCCAGGTGGAAGCGACCTTTCCCGACGGCACCAAGCTGGTGACGGTTCACGACCCGATAATCTGA
- a CDS encoding urease accessory protein UreD, which translates to MGELSLDFSVRDGRTLLSRRRHRGPFTVQWPFYPEDGLPHVYLLHPPGGVVGGDRLYLNVTLAAGSRALLTMPGATKFYRSAGAQAALRQRFTLGADSALEWLPQGNIFFPGARVRMQTDFTLAPGARLIGFETLCFGRPVMEERFGEGELDTHLRITLPDAAGLMERLRVTGPEAGKNRGLPAVRYLFCRTGG; encoded by the coding sequence TTGGGCGAGCTGTCGCTGGATTTCAGCGTACGTGACGGACGTACGCTGCTGAGTCGCCGGCGCCATCGCGGGCCGTTTACCGTGCAGTGGCCGTTCTATCCCGAGGATGGCTTACCCCACGTTTATCTTTTGCATCCTCCGGGCGGCGTGGTCGGGGGCGACAGGCTTTATCTGAATGTGACCTTAGCTGCCGGCAGCCGGGCGCTGCTGACCATGCCCGGCGCAACGAAATTCTACCGCAGCGCCGGCGCGCAGGCGGCGCTGCGCCAGCGTTTTACCCTGGGAGCCGACAGCGCGCTGGAGTGGTTGCCGCAGGGAAATATTTTCTTTCCCGGAGCGAGGGTGAGGATGCAAACCGACTTCACCCTCGCCCCGGGCGCGCGGCTTATTGGTTTTGAAACGCTGTGCTTTGGCCGCCCGGTAATGGAGGAGCGTTTTGGCGAGGGTGAGCTCGATACGCATTTGCGCATCACGCTGCCCGACGCCGCCGGGCTGATGGAACGATTGCGCGTAACCGGCCCCGAAGCTGGGAAAAATCGGGGGCTACCCGCTGTGCGCTACCTTTTTTGCCGTACCGGCGGATGA
- the baeR gene encoding two-component system response regulator BaeR yields the protein MTEDTTAAPIILVVEDEPKLGQLLVDYLEAADYRTHWLTRGDGVIDYLQSERADLVLLDLMLPGRDGLSVCRDLRRFSDVPVIMITAKTEEIDRLLGLEIGADDYICKPYSPREVVARVKAILRRSGSRAPAEQAAALHIDESRFQASYRGVPLDLTPAELRLLKILSSAPGKVFSREALLNQLYDDYRVVTDRTIDSHIKNLRRKLESLAEEEAFIRAVYDVGYRWESTPCELK from the coding sequence ATGACTGAAGACACAACCGCTGCGCCGATTATCCTTGTAGTGGAAGATGAGCCCAAACTGGGACAATTGCTGGTGGATTACCTTGAGGCGGCGGACTACCGCACGCACTGGCTCACCCGCGGCGACGGCGTCATCGATTATTTGCAATCGGAGCGCGCCGACCTGGTGCTGCTCGATCTCATGCTGCCGGGCCGCGACGGTTTAAGCGTGTGCCGCGACCTGCGGCGCTTCTCCGACGTGCCGGTGATCATGATCACCGCGAAAACCGAGGAAATCGATCGCCTGCTCGGGCTGGAAATCGGCGCCGATGACTATATTTGCAAACCCTATAGCCCGCGCGAAGTGGTGGCGCGGGTGAAAGCGATTTTACGGCGCAGCGGTAGCCGCGCGCCCGCCGAACAGGCCGCCGCGCTCCATATTGATGAGAGCCGTTTCCAAGCCAGCTACCGGGGCGTGCCGCTGGACTTGACCCCGGCGGAGCTGCGGCTTTTAAAAATTCTCTCCAGCGCGCCGGGAAAAGTCTTTTCCCGCGAAGCCTTGCTCAACCAGCTGTATGACGATTACCGGGTGGTGACCGACCGCACGATTGATAGTCATATCAAAAACTTGCGCCGAAAGCTCGAGAGCCTGGCGGAGGAGGAGGCGTTTATCCGGGCGGTCTATGACGTGGGCTATCGCTGGGAATCGACCCCCTGCGAGTTAAAATAA
- a CDS encoding YegP family protein has protein sequence MLHSETFSSKASAENAITFARYVAPDETNYELKQNSDDAAYFVLCGKNQQIIGHSDPYNSLKAAKQGIRAAMALAITLEIKDMTH, from the coding sequence ATTCTCCACAGCGAAACGTTTTCCAGCAAAGCCTCCGCCGAGAATGCCATCACTTTCGCCCGGTACGTAGCGCCGGATGAAACCAATTATGAACTGAAACAGAACAGCGATGACGCCGCTTATTTTGTGCTGTGCGGGAAAAATCAGCAGATTATAGGCCACAGCGATCCTTATAATTCGCTCAAGGCGGCAAAACAGGGTATCAGGGCAGCGATGGCCCTTGCCATCACCCTGGAAATCAAGGATATGACCCACTAG
- a CDS encoding IS5-like element ISSoEn1 family transposase gives MAKQKFKITNWPAYNNALRQRGDLTVWLDESAIAAWTESTSPEHRGRPLHYTDMAITTVLMIKRVFNLSLRALQGFVDAIFKLMGLSLRCPDYSLVSRRAKTVDISIKTPTRGEISHLVIDGTGLKIFGKGEWKVRQHGAERRRVWRKLHLAVDSATHEIICADLSLSGTTDAQALPGLINQTHRKIREASADSAYDTRYCHDALLRKKIKPLIPPRSGAQYWPARYHERNHAVANQHLSGNNDTWKKKVGYHRRSLAETAMFRFKTLLGGHLSLYDYDAQVGEAMAMVKALNRITLLGMPNSVRIM, from the coding sequence ATGGCAAAGCAAAAGTTTAAAATCACCAACTGGCCCGCATACAACAATGCGCTCAGGCAGCGGGGGGACCTGACAGTATGGCTTGATGAGTCAGCCATTGCTGCATGGACTGAGAGTACATCACCTGAACATCGTGGCCGGCCACTTCACTATACCGATATGGCCATTACCACGGTTCTGATGATAAAGCGCGTGTTTAACCTTTCGCTCCGGGCGTTACAGGGTTTCGTTGACGCGATTTTTAAACTGATGGGGCTGTCGCTGCGCTGCCCAGATTACTCTCTGGTCAGCCGGCGAGCAAAAACCGTCGACATCAGCATAAAAACGCCAACCCGCGGCGAAATCTCACACCTGGTCATCGATGGCACCGGCCTGAAAATCTTCGGCAAAGGCGAATGGAAAGTCAGGCAGCATGGGGCTGAGAGGCGCAGAGTATGGCGCAAGCTTCATCTAGCAGTAGATAGCGCGACACATGAAATTATCTGTGCCGATTTATCGCTAAGCGGTACGACAGATGCGCAGGCGCTGCCCGGGCTGATTAACCAAACCCACCGGAAAATCAGGGAAGCGTCGGCTGACAGTGCTTACGATACGCGTTACTGTCATGATGCTCTGCTGAGGAAAAAAATAAAGCCGCTTATCCCACCGCGAAGTGGTGCGCAATATTGGCCAGCTCGATACCATGAGCGTAACCATGCGGTGGCAAATCAGCATCTGAGCGGCAATAACGATACCTGGAAAAAGAAAGTAGGTTATCACCGGCGTTCACTGGCTGAAACGGCCATGTTCCGGTTTAAAACACTTCTGGGTGGTCATCTGAGTCTGTATGACTATGACGCGCAGGTAGGTGAGGCTATGGCAATGGTCAAAGCGCTTAACCGGATCACGCTGTTAGGAATGCCAAACAGCGTCCGCATCATGTAA
- the istB gene encoding IS21-like element ISSoEn3 family helper ATPase IstB yields the protein MDTLLMALRELKLSAMVQALETQRELPGSYGELGFEERLSLMVEAENLHRKNNHICRLRRQSQMRLQAKPEDIRYIPSRGVTPEQMRDLLGGQYLKYQKSILITGPTGTGKTWLSCALGEQACRQQYSVRYWRVGRLLAHLHQCQVDGTYLKQLKQLEKIELLILDDVGLESISPMQATMLLEVMEDRYDKSSSILISQLPVKKWYGLIENPTTADALLDRLVHPSYRLELKGESLRKEQGVASTGKID from the coding sequence ATGGATACACTGTTAATGGCTCTGCGAGAGCTGAAGTTGTCGGCAATGGTCCAGGCGTTGGAGACGCAACGCGAACTCCCGGGGAGTTATGGGGAGCTGGGGTTCGAGGAGCGGTTGTCGCTGATGGTAGAAGCGGAAAATTTGCATAGAAAAAACAACCACATATGCCGTCTGCGACGGCAATCGCAAATGCGCTTGCAGGCAAAACCGGAAGATATCCGCTATATCCCTAGCCGAGGAGTGACACCGGAACAGATGCGAGATCTGCTAGGGGGACAATATCTGAAATATCAGAAAAGCATACTCATCACGGGGCCGACAGGTACGGGCAAAACCTGGCTCAGTTGTGCGCTTGGTGAGCAGGCATGCCGGCAGCAATATAGCGTGCGTTACTGGCGAGTGGGTCGGTTGCTGGCCCATCTTCACCAGTGTCAGGTAGACGGGACCTATCTAAAACAGCTTAAGCAGTTAGAAAAAATAGAGTTACTGATCTTGGACGACGTGGGCCTAGAATCAATAAGTCCGATGCAGGCAACGATGCTGTTGGAGGTGATGGAAGATCGCTACGACAAAAGCAGCAGCATCCTGATCAGTCAACTGCCGGTGAAAAAATGGTATGGACTGATAGAAAACCCCACGACAGCTGACGCGTTACTCGATCGGTTAGTACACCCCAGCTATAGACTGGAACTTAAAGGCGAATCACTACGCAAAGAGCAAGGAGTAGCCAGCACAGGAAAAATAGACTAA